AGGAGTATATTGTCAGTCTAAAAAGAAACCTAAACCACTCATCCGTATTGTCCGTCCATTTGTTCAGCCACAAACCAGAACAGTTGTACGAGAAACTCACAGTACAGTATGGCGTCGACATGAAAAAGGTGGTCTTCTACAACTCCACGGAGAATCCAACCTACCAAGAAATGTTTGGTTACGTGTCTCGCTTTTTACAAGGACGTTTCATTATGATTCTCAACGCGGACAACTATATGGGAGACGGTTTTGTGGACTTGGATTTGGACTATCTGAGAAAGAATAAGGTGATGTACTCCTTGACACGGAGATTTCCTGTCCCGATGCCAACCGGATGTCGGGTAACTAACAAGGCGCACTGTGAACAGAACAGTGCCTATCTTGGTTCTCATGACTCGTTCCTGTTCTTTGTCGCCTCACAACTCCCGGGGAACTTCCTAGCTGAACTCAATTATCCAAGTCATGTTTACGGATCAGAAAACATAGCCATTTGGGCTTTCAAGCATATCCTTaaattttctgtgttgaatCCTTGCAAGAAGGTGCACATTCATCACCTCCACTGCACTGCCATCAGCGCCAAAGGACGGATAAGGCTAAATGTTAGAGGGAGATATGGCACTGCAAAGATTACCGACAATATTTATGTCCCCTGAGCCAGTGTCACCAAAAGTAACAGTAAGCAGACTTTACTTGAAGGTGATTGTTATGAAGATTAATTATTCCACAACCGTTTTACTGTGTCCACGGTAGTATATAGGCACTGTGACATTATGCACGTTTTGGAATGAACACTTGGGCTATAAGTGTTATTAGTATAACAGATATAGTCGATGGATGTAACACACAAACTATAATACCTGTAGACGGTCATATCGGCAATCATAATACTGTATCACATTGCGCCACTTAAAGTAAtcagatgtttttatttaaaatacaaaattatctatttatattttctttaaacaagaCCTAATGGAAAAAATGGATACCTTATCATTACATACAAATCATTCATACTAATCATCTGTAGACGGTCATATCGGCAATCATAATACTGTATCACATTGCGCCACATAAAGTAAtcagatgtttttatttaaaatacaaaattatctatttatattttctttaaacaagaCCTAATGGAAAAAATGGATACCTTATCATTACATACAAATCATTTCCTATTCGTCTGTTGTAATTCATTTTAGCgataaaagggagataatccactACAAAAGTATCTATT
This DNA window, taken from Liolophura sinensis isolate JHLJ2023 chromosome 11, CUHK_Ljap_v2, whole genome shotgun sequence, encodes the following:
- the LOC135477951 gene encoding uncharacterized protein LOC135477951; the protein is MARDMVVYTAHVREVADEVTMRPFIFIQNNWSYMFVMTRMMAGFSELGSGQRKRWIPRLQILTVKRLMFVFLLVDVIFLRFYISQVSSRPHLSVTTRRSLVFLERPLPVSQETNAKKPYLDVVCVFPLMDTVEWSKARYSHVNGTELINREKEYIVSLKRNLNHSSVLSVHLFSHKPEQLYEKLTVQYGVDMKKVVFYNSTENPTYQEMFGYVSRFLQGRFIMILNADNYMGDGFVDLDLDYLRKNKVMYSLTRRFPVPMPTGCRVTNKAHCEQNSAYLGSHDSFLFFVASQLPGNFLAELNYPSHVYGSENIAIWAFKHILKFSVLNPCKKVHIHHLHCTAISAKGRIRLNVRGRYGTAKITDNIYVP